From the genome of Rudaeicoccus suwonensis:
GCGCTGATGTTCTTCGGTGCGGCCGTCGCGGGCGTGCCGTTGTGTGCGGTCAGCGCCCAGCACGTGCTCGTCGCCCCGGAGCGGCTGGCCCATGCCGTCGACGTCGTGCGTCCCACGATCGTCTTCGCCGAGCAGGCCACATCGATCGCGGACACCCTCGCATCGGTGCTGCCGCCCGGCACGACCGTCGTCAGCACCGACGGAGCCGGCACCGTGACGTGGGAGCAGGTCCTCGCACACGATCCGCTGCCCGATGCCGAGGCACACATCGCGGCGCTCGACCCGCACGCGCCGTTTCGTTTCATGTTCACCTCGGGCTCGACGGGCATGCCCAAGGCCGTGGTCCACACCAACTTCGGCTGGTGCCGGTTGTTCTCCGGAGCCAACGCGCTGCTGGCCAAGGTCTCCGGCTGGGACGAGCGCACCCTGGACTGGATGCCGTGGAGCCACGTCGCCGGCTTCTCGGTGCTGATCGGCTCGGTGCTCAACGGCGGGGAGTACTACGTCGACGACGGTCGCCCGACTCCCGAGTTGTTCGGTCGCACCCTGCGCAATCTCGCCGAGGTGCAGCCGCTGTTCTTCGCAAATGTGCCGGCCGCGTTCAACATGCTCTGCGACGCGCTCGACGCCGACGAGGCGTTGTGCGCCCGCTTTTTCGAACACCTGCAGCTGTGCCTGTACGGCGGCGCCGGGTTGACCCAGCCGGTCTACGACCGCTTCCAGCAACTGGCCGAACACACCGTCGGCGAACGCATCATGTTCACCACCGGTTACGGCTGCACCGAGTCGACAGCGGGCTGTATGTCGATCACCTGGCCCACCACGCAGGTCGGCGTCGGCCTGCCCTGTCCGGGGTTGACGGTGAAGCTTCTGCCGCTGGACGACGACCGCTTCGAGGCGAGATTCCACGCCGACTTCGTGCTGTCCGGCTATCTGGACAATCCCGAGGCGACAGCCCGTGCCTTCGACGAGGAGGGCTTCTACCGCTCGGGTGACGCGCTGCGCTGGATCGACCCCGACCGTCCGGAGCTCGGCCTGGTGTTCGCCGGGCGGCTGGCCGAGGAGTTCAAGCTGAGCACCGGCACCTTCGTGCGCGGCGGCTTCGTTCATGACGCGCTGCTGGCCGCGACCTCTCCCGTCGTGGCCGAGGCCGTCCTGTGCGGCGAGGACCACACCGAGGTCGGCGCGCTGGTGTGGCTCAATCCGGCAGGCTGCTCGGCGGAGCTCGGCTCGTCATACAGCACGGACGACGCCCTGGACTGGATCGTCGACCGCGTGCGCCAGATGCCGGGAGCCGGATCGGCCGGCCGTGTTGCCCGGCTGGCGGTGCTGACCGATCCGCCGGACATCGCCAAGGGCGAACGCTCGGACAAGGGCACCATCAATCAGGCCATGGCCCGCCGCAACCGGTCGGCCGACATCGACGCGCTGTATGCCGCGGCACCGCACGTGCGGGTCGTGTCATGAGCCTGGCCCAGATCCTGCGCGACGCGATCGCGCGCGACCGCTCGGCGGTCGCACTCGACGGCGACAGTCGCACCGTGACCTTCGGCGAGCTCGACGCCACGTCCAACAGGGTGGCGAACGCGCTCATCGCAGCCGGCGTCGGCCGCGGTGACCGCGTGGTCTTCATCGACCGCAACTCGACCGCCTTCTGGGAGGTCTACCTCGGCTGCCTCAAGGCCGGGGCGGTCATGGTGCCGCTGAACTTCCGGCTCAGCGCCGCCGAGGTTGCGTGGGCGGTGCAGGACTGCGAGCCGACGGTCATCGTTGTCGATGCGACGTTCGCGGACCTCGTGCCTGCGGACTTCCCGACGGTCGTGGTGATCGCCGATGCCCCGGCGCCGGATCCTCGTGAGTCCGGCCGCCCGCGGTACGACGCCTGGCTCGAGGATGCCGCCGACACCGACCCCGGTCGCGATGCGACCGGGGGGGAGTATGTCGGCCTGCTCTACAGCTCCGGCACCACCGGCCGACCGAAGGGTGTGCTGGTCAGCGACGAGCAGCAGGAGTGGGCGGTCCCGGCGTTCGCGTCGTATTTCGACGTCGACTCCGATTCGCGCAGCCTGGTGCCCATCCCCTACTTCCACATCGCCGGTGGTGGCTGGGCGATGGTGACACTGTCGCGCGGTGGCACCGTCATACAGTCGCGTGAACCCACCGCGGAAAGCATGTTCGACCAACTCGTGCGGCACCGCGCGACCCACACGGCGATGGTGCCGGCCGTCATGCGGATCCTCACCCAGTCGCCGGAGGCGCGTGCCGCGGACTTCAGTGCCCTGCGCCAACTGGTGTATGGCGGTTCCCCCATCTCCGAGGCCCTCGTGCGTGCCAGCAGCGAGACCTTCGGCACTCAGTTGTTCCAGTCGTATGGCTTGTCCGAGACCACCGGTGTCACGACCCTGCTCGGCCCCGAGCAGCACCGCCCGGACGGCGACCTGTCGCGACTGCGCTCGGCGGGCCGGGCGGTCGATGGCATCGATCTGCAGATCCGTGATCCGTTCGACGGAAGCCTTCTGCCGGCGGGTGCCTCGGGCGAGATCGTCGTGCGCGGTCCCAGCGTCACGCCCGGCTACTGGCGGCTGCCGGAAGCGACGAAGCAGGCATTCACCGCCGACGGGTTCCTGCGGACCGGCGACGTGGGCACGCTTGACGAGGACGGCTTCCTCTACATCCGCGACCGGATCAAGGATCTGATCGTCTCCGGCGGGGAGAACATCTATCCGGCCGAGGTGGAGTCGGTGCTGGCAGATCATCCGCAGGTCGCCGACATAGCGGTGGTCGGCATACCGGACGAACGCTGGGGCGAGCGCCCGATCGCGTTCGCGGTGGCCAGTGGCGGCGAACTCGACCCGGCTGATGTCGTCGCCTTCGCGCGAGAGCGGATGGCGCACTTCAAGTGCCCGACCGAGGTGGTCGTGCTCCCGGAACTGCCGCGCAATGCCTCCGGCAAGATCCTCAAGCGCGACCTGCGTGAGCCGTACTGGCTGGGCCACGACCGCGCGGTGCGCTGACCGTCACCACACGTGCCGGTACGGCGTGCTCAGCGGTCGCATCACGATGCCGGCGGGAGCGTCGACGACATACGGCAGCGCGTTGACCACGACACCACCCACGCTGTACTGCTCGGCGCCCATGCGTGAGTGGTCGTCCGGGTTCTTGGTCACCTCGGTGCGCAATGTCACGCACGGCTGACCGTCGATCTGGACCGTCCACATCCCTTGGTCGCCACCGAGGTGCGCCTCTTCGACGAACCAGTTGATGGTGAGCACGATCATCGGCGCGCCGCCGACGTGCCCGATCCACCGCCACCGTGTGTGGCTGACCGTGCCCTGCGCGACCAGGCCGGCGGGAAGCGTCAGATCGGTGGTCGCGGGCAGGAATTCGTGCGCGGTCGTGACCGCGTCCAGTCGCATGCCGAGCCGAGCGGCCAGCACCGAGACGGTCTCCTCGTACATCGGGTTCAGCGCAGCAGTCGGCCCCCAGGCCGGGTCGTTCGGATCGTTGTCGACCGAACCGCCGAAACCCAGCATCTCGAACAGGTAGTGCGGATTGCGGATCTCCGCAGCGTCGAAGCACTCGGTGATCCGGATTGTGTCGACCCGGCTGCACAGGCCGCTGGCGGTGGCAGCCAGTTGCTCGACCACCACGCCCGGGTTCATGCCCGCACCCATGAAGGACGCGTCGCCGTCGAGGCAGGCCTGGGCGATCCGGCGGGAGTGTTCCTGGTCCCAGTACGCCGGATTGCTGTAGCCGTTGAGACAGATGACGTTCTTGTGAGACTCCAGCAGGGGCACGAAGTCGTCGGTGTGGTCGGTGTACGGCTTGAGCATGCCGGCGTGCACGACCACATCGGCATCCAGGGCAAGGATCTGCGACAGGTCGTCGGTGGCGAGCACACCCGTCTCCGCGCGACCGGCCAGCAGACCGATGTCCTGGCCCACCTTCTGCGGGCTGTAGGTGTAGACGCCGACGACCTCGACGTCCGGATGGTCGATCATCGTCCGCAGCACCGCCCGACCCATCGCGCCGGTCGCCCACTGGATCGCCTTGTAGGTCATCTGAGGATTCCTCGTCTCGGGAGAAGGGTGCCGACCCTTGCCAAGCTGCCCTGGCGGCGGGTAGAAACGTTCCTTGGAACTACAGTTAGCAGAGTAACTGCGGTCCCGGTCCACGACAACAGCTGGGGAAGGAAATCCATGGGCAGCGTCGATCTGGCTCGCTTCGGGCTCAACCTCGTGATGACCGCCGGCGTTCTCGCCGTCGTGCTGGGGCTGGTCATGTCGATCTCGGTGAAGCGATCCGACCACTCGTTCATCGACATCTTCTGGGGTCCTGGCTTCGCCGTCGTCGCGGTCTGCTCCTACCTGATGTCGATCGGCACCGGCGGCTCGCAGGCGCGCCGGCTGCTGGTGTTGATCACCACCTGCGTGTGGGCGCTGCGCCTCGGCGGTTATCTGGCCCGCCGCAATCTGGGCAAGGGCGAGGACAAGCGCTACACCGCCTTCTTGCGCCACCAGACCGGCAACAGATATTTCTGGCTGATCCGCAACATCTACGGCAAGCAGGGTGTGCTCATGTGGTGCATCTCGGTGCCGGTGCAACTGGCGATGTACGAATCGCGGGGCCTGGGTGCGATCGAGGGGATCGGCTTTGTGGTCTGGCTGATCGGGTTCCTCTTCGAGTCCGTCGGCGACTGGCAGCTGTCCGGTTTCAAGGCCGATCCGGCGAACAAGGGCCGGATCATGGACCGCGGCCTGTGGGCCTGGACGCGACACCCCAACTACTTCGGCGACGCCTGCGTGTGGTGCGCGTTCTGGCTGTTCGCACTCGGCAGCTGGTGGGGTCTGCTCACGGTCTTCTCACCCGTCCTGATGGCGTACTGCCTGGTCTCGCTCGGGGGCAAGAAGCTCACCGAGAAGGGCATGCGCCGCAGCCGTGGCGCCGCCTTCGAGGCATATGCCGCCCGCACCAGCGGGTTCTTCCCACGCCCACCCCGGCGGGTCGACGACCTCACCTCGCCGTCGCAGCGCTGAGCACGCCGGCCCCTCGCACAGAAAGGCACGACCGCAATGCCCGAAGCTCTGGTCTACGACGCCATCCGGACGCCCCGTGGGCGCGTCCGGCGAACCGGCGGCACGCTGGCGGAAGTCCCGTCATACGAGCTGTTCGCGGGTCTGCTGCGAGAGTTCGTGCGCCGTGGGCTGCAGCCGGGCGAGGTCGACGACGTGCTTGCCGGCGTGAGCACCGTGTATGGCGAACAGGCCGGCGACCTCCCCCGGCTGGCGGTGATGTGCGCCGGCTGGCCGGACAGTGTGCCCGGCGGCACCGTGTCGCGGATGTGCACCTCCGGTCTCGACGCGATCGCCACGGGCGCGGCTCACATCCGGGCAGGTATGACGCAGCTGGTGGTCGCCGGCGGCGCTGAATCCATGTCGCGAGTCCCGATGTTCGCCGACCGGCCGGCGTTCGCGATCGAGGACGATCTCGGTGAG
Proteins encoded in this window:
- a CDS encoding DUF1295 domain-containing protein → MGSVDLARFGLNLVMTAGVLAVVLGLVMSISVKRSDHSFIDIFWGPGFAVVAVCSYLMSIGTGGSQARRLLVLITTCVWALRLGGYLARRNLGKGEDKRYTAFLRHQTGNRYFWLIRNIYGKQGVLMWCISVPVQLAMYESRGLGAIEGIGFVVWLIGFLFESVGDWQLSGFKADPANKGRIMDRGLWAWTRHPNYFGDACVWCAFWLFALGSWWGLLTVFSPVLMAYCLVSLGGKKLTEKGMRRSRGAAFEAYAARTSGFFPRPPRRVDDLTSPSQR
- a CDS encoding long-chain-fatty-acid--CoA ligase, with amino-acid sequence MSLAQILRDAIARDRSAVALDGDSRTVTFGELDATSNRVANALIAAGVGRGDRVVFIDRNSTAFWEVYLGCLKAGAVMVPLNFRLSAAEVAWAVQDCEPTVIVVDATFADLVPADFPTVVVIADAPAPDPRESGRPRYDAWLEDAADTDPGRDATGGEYVGLLYSSGTTGRPKGVLVSDEQQEWAVPAFASYFDVDSDSRSLVPIPYFHIAGGGWAMVTLSRGGTVIQSREPTAESMFDQLVRHRATHTAMVPAVMRILTQSPEARAADFSALRQLVYGGSPISEALVRASSETFGTQLFQSYGLSETTGVTTLLGPEQHRPDGDLSRLRSAGRAVDGIDLQIRDPFDGSLLPAGASGEIVVRGPSVTPGYWRLPEATKQAFTADGFLRTGDVGTLDEDGFLYIRDRIKDLIVSGGENIYPAEVESVLADHPQVADIAVVGIPDERWGERPIAFAVASGGELDPADVVAFARERMAHFKCPTEVVVLPELPRNASGKILKRDLREPYWLGHDRAVR
- a CDS encoding AMP-binding protein → MTTITPVTESAHFRAVELFPPVGLDVERRPDGVILLRSTTPGMPVPVTFAAGFAERAVSHAGQTLIAERNAGGEWARTTYEQAYDQALRIAGWLLDQDHPDERVMIVTENSVAHALMFFGAAVAGVPLCAVSAQHVLVAPERLAHAVDVVRPTIVFAEQATSIADTLASVLPPGTTVVSTDGAGTVTWEQVLAHDPLPDAEAHIAALDPHAPFRFMFTSGSTGMPKAVVHTNFGWCRLFSGANALLAKVSGWDERTLDWMPWSHVAGFSVLIGSVLNGGEYYVDDGRPTPELFGRTLRNLAEVQPLFFANVPAAFNMLCDALDADEALCARFFEHLQLCLYGGAGLTQPVYDRFQQLAEHTVGERIMFTTGYGCTESTAGCMSITWPTTQVGVGLPCPGLTVKLLPLDDDRFEARFHADFVLSGYLDNPEATARAFDEEGFYRSGDALRWIDPDRPELGLVFAGRLAEEFKLSTGTFVRGGFVHDALLAATSPVVAEAVLCGEDHTEVGALVWLNPAGCSAELGSSYSTDDALDWIVDRVRQMPGAGSAGRVARLAVLTDPPDIAKGERSDKGTINQAMARRNRSADIDALYAAAPHVRVVS